One region of Bacillus pumilus genomic DNA includes:
- the cysI gene encoding assimilatory sulfite reductase (NADPH) hemoprotein subunit, protein MVKTALTAPDGPPSDVEEIKEKSDYLRGTLKEVMLDPISAGIPDDDNRLMKHHGSYLQDDRDLRNERQKQKLEPAYQFMLRVRLPGGIATSKQWLVMDELAHTYGNGTLKLTTRETFQLHGILKWNMKKTIQDIHSTMLDTIAACGDVNRNVMCTSNPYQSEVHHDVYELAKKLSDDLLPQTRAYHEIWLDEEKVAATPDTEVEPMYGPLYLPRKFKIGVAVPPANDIDVFSQDLGFIAIIENEQLIGFNVAIGGGMGMTHGDTATYPQLAKVIGFCTPEQVVEIAKQVITIQRDYGNRSVRKNARFKYTVDRLGLENVKEELERRLGFALLDARGYHFDHNGDRYGWVKGINGRWHYTMFVEGGRIIDYDDYPLMTGIREIAKIHSGDFRLTANQNLIIGNVTSHKKKQIEQLIQEFGLSDGQQHSALRRSSMACVSLPTCGLAMAEAERYLPRLIDKIEEIVEENGLSDKEITIRMTGCPNGCARHALGEIGFIGKSPGKYNMYLGAAFDGSRLSKLYRENVGEEEILNELGSLLPRYAKEREDQEHFGDFVVRAGIVKETTDGTNFHVQ, encoded by the coding sequence ATGGTGAAGACAGCATTAACAGCGCCGGATGGACCTCCGAGCGACGTAGAAGAAATCAAAGAAAAAAGTGATTATTTACGGGGTACGTTAAAAGAAGTAATGCTTGATCCGATTTCAGCGGGAATTCCTGATGATGACAATCGCCTGATGAAGCATCACGGCAGCTATTTACAGGATGATCGAGACCTCAGAAATGAACGGCAGAAACAAAAACTTGAGCCAGCCTATCAATTTATGCTGCGCGTACGCCTGCCTGGAGGAATCGCCACATCTAAGCAGTGGCTAGTGATGGATGAGCTTGCTCACACATACGGAAACGGTACGTTAAAGCTGACTACTCGTGAAACTTTTCAGCTTCACGGTATTTTAAAATGGAACATGAAAAAAACCATACAAGACATTCATTCTACTATGCTTGATACAATTGCTGCTTGCGGCGACGTGAACCGGAATGTCATGTGTACATCAAACCCCTATCAATCAGAAGTGCACCATGATGTCTACGAGCTGGCGAAAAAATTAAGTGATGACCTGCTCCCGCAAACAAGGGCGTATCACGAAATTTGGCTTGATGAGGAAAAGGTTGCGGCAACGCCAGATACGGAAGTTGAACCGATGTATGGCCCGCTTTATTTACCAAGGAAATTCAAAATTGGTGTGGCGGTCCCTCCTGCTAATGATATTGATGTCTTTTCGCAGGATTTAGGCTTCATTGCGATCATCGAAAATGAGCAATTGATCGGCTTTAATGTCGCAATTGGCGGCGGAATGGGCATGACTCATGGTGATACAGCCACCTATCCTCAGCTTGCAAAAGTGATTGGCTTTTGTACACCGGAACAAGTTGTAGAGATTGCGAAACAAGTGATTACCATTCAGCGTGACTATGGAAACCGTTCGGTGCGAAAAAATGCCCGTTTTAAATATACAGTGGACCGCCTTGGTCTTGAGAATGTAAAAGAAGAGCTGGAACGCCGCCTCGGGTTTGCCCTTTTAGACGCAAGAGGTTATCACTTTGATCATAATGGGGACCGCTATGGCTGGGTAAAAGGCATCAATGGCAGATGGCATTATACGATGTTTGTAGAAGGCGGACGCATCATAGATTATGATGATTATCCGCTGATGACAGGTATTCGTGAAATCGCAAAGATTCATTCAGGTGACTTCCGCTTAACAGCGAATCAAAATTTGATCATTGGAAATGTCACTTCTCATAAAAAGAAACAAATCGAGCAGCTCATTCAGGAGTTCGGCTTATCAGATGGTCAGCAGCACTCTGCACTCCGCCGCAGTTCAATGGCCTGTGTTTCTCTTCCAACATGCGGCTTAGCGATGGCAGAAGCAGAACGCTACCTCCCACGCTTGATTGACAAAATTGAAGAGATTGTCGAAGAAAACGGCTTAAGTGATAAAGAAATCACGATTCGTATGACTGGTTGTCCAAATGGATGTGCCCGTCATGCGCTAGGTGAAATTGGCTTTATCGGCAAATCACCTGGCAAATACAACATGTATCTTGGCGCTGCGTTTGATGGCAGCAGATTAAGTAAGCTGTACCGTGAAAATGTTGGTGAGGAAGAGATTTTAAACGAGCTTGGCTCTCTTCTCCCCCGCTATGCAAAAGAACGAGAAGACCAAGAACATTTCGGTGATTTTGTCGTTCGGGCAGGGATTGTCAAAGAAACAACAGATGGCACGAATTTTCATGTGCAATAG
- a CDS encoding AMP-binding protein, producing the protein MMNLKPAWIPEEQMIKQTRLYKWMYSLGFSTYDAFYKASVERTDWFWREAEKAVGIKWKMPYEAALGQDSLMWPNWYKGGQLNITETAVDKWAENEDAQHQPAVIWKNEMGEERKWTYLDLQEKVNRLAAGFLKNGLQKGDVAVIYMPMLPETVAVMLAFAKIGVIFSPVFSGYGSEPLAVRIRASSAAIVVTGSGMTRRGKKINMRECAAEAIGKTTTVKTVIVHTSSDTEYEGDIRLNDLLKEDPISETTYLSNEEPLMILYTSGTTGTPKGAVHTHAGFPVKAAFDAGLCMDVAKGDRLFWLTDMGWMMGPFLVFGGLINGAAIVLYDGAPDYPDEQHLWSFIHEQKVTHFGLSPTFVRSAMQQNLAGIKLPHVKAIISTGEPWNEAPWQWLFDKIGHKHIPILNYSGGTEVSGGIVGSTLLRPIKPVLFNAAILGMAADVYNEAGQSVINEVGELVVKKPWVGMTCGFWKDPKRYEDTYFKRFDGVWTHGDWVVQSEDGTFHITGRSDDVINTAGKRVGPAEIESILVGHPAVHEAAVIGVKDEVKGEALVCFIVTSPQSCDETKLIQELKTHVGSYAGKALTPKEIHLISALPKTRNGKIVRRLLKGAYEQQPSPDLSSLDNPHVYKSICEYLKRKQNSM; encoded by the coding sequence ATGATGAACCTGAAACCAGCATGGATACCGGAAGAGCAAATGATCAAACAGACACGTCTTTACAAATGGATGTACTCACTTGGTTTTTCTACTTATGATGCATTCTACAAAGCTAGTGTCGAGCGTACCGATTGGTTTTGGAGAGAAGCCGAAAAGGCGGTCGGTATCAAGTGGAAGATGCCGTACGAAGCCGCATTAGGTCAAGATTCACTCATGTGGCCGAACTGGTATAAAGGCGGTCAACTCAACATAACCGAAACGGCCGTGGACAAATGGGCAGAGAACGAAGATGCGCAGCATCAGCCAGCCGTGATTTGGAAAAACGAGATGGGCGAAGAGAGGAAATGGACGTATCTCGATCTTCAGGAAAAGGTGAATCGCCTCGCTGCTGGCTTTTTGAAGAATGGGCTTCAAAAAGGAGATGTGGCAGTCATTTATATGCCGATGCTTCCTGAAACGGTCGCTGTCATGCTAGCCTTTGCGAAAATTGGCGTTATCTTTAGCCCCGTCTTCTCCGGGTATGGAAGCGAGCCTCTTGCCGTACGTATTCGTGCGTCAAGTGCAGCCATTGTCGTCACAGGCTCAGGCATGACGCGCCGCGGGAAGAAGATCAATATGCGGGAATGTGCAGCAGAAGCCATAGGCAAAACCACGACCGTCAAAACCGTCATTGTACACACTTCCTCTGACACTGAATATGAAGGAGATATTAGGTTAAACGATTTGTTAAAAGAAGACCCGATAAGTGAAACGACCTATCTCTCAAATGAAGAGCCTCTCATGATCTTATACACTTCTGGAACGACTGGTACGCCAAAAGGAGCAGTCCATACACACGCAGGATTCCCTGTAAAAGCAGCTTTTGATGCCGGTCTTTGTATGGACGTTGCAAAAGGAGACCGCTTGTTTTGGCTCACAGACATGGGCTGGATGATGGGGCCATTTCTCGTCTTTGGGGGCTTGATCAATGGAGCTGCGATTGTTTTATATGACGGCGCACCCGATTATCCAGATGAACAGCACCTCTGGTCATTCATTCACGAGCAAAAGGTCACCCACTTTGGGCTTTCTCCTACGTTTGTTCGATCTGCGATGCAGCAAAATCTTGCAGGTATAAAGTTGCCGCATGTCAAAGCCATCATTTCTACAGGTGAGCCGTGGAATGAAGCACCATGGCAATGGCTTTTTGACAAAATCGGTCATAAGCATATTCCAATTCTAAACTATTCGGGAGGAACAGAAGTCTCAGGCGGAATTGTAGGAAGTACGCTGCTTCGCCCAATTAAGCCAGTCCTTTTTAATGCGGCGATTTTAGGAATGGCAGCTGATGTATATAATGAAGCAGGTCAGAGCGTCATAAATGAAGTAGGAGAGCTCGTTGTGAAAAAGCCATGGGTTGGCATGACATGTGGGTTTTGGAAAGATCCTAAGCGTTATGAAGATACGTATTTCAAACGATTTGATGGGGTATGGACACATGGGGATTGGGTGGTGCAATCAGAGGATGGCACGTTTCATATCACTGGCAGATCAGATGATGTCATTAATACAGCAGGAAAACGAGTCGGTCCAGCAGAAATTGAATCCATTCTTGTCGGACACCCAGCTGTACACGAGGCAGCAGTGATTGGGGTAAAGGATGAGGTGAAGGGGGAGGCACTCGTGTGCTTCATCGTGACCAGCCCGCAGTCTTGTGACGAAACAAAACTGATTCAAGAGCTCAAAACTCATGTTGGTTCATATGCAGGAAAAGCGCTCACGCCAAAGGAAATTCATCTTATTTCAGCTTTACCGAAAACAAGAAACGGAAAAATCGTCCGGCGTTTATTAAAAGGAGCTTATGAACAGCAGCCTTCACCAGATCTTTCTTCTTTAGACAATCCTCATGTGTACAAAAGCATTTGCGAGTACTTGAAACGGAAACAGAACAGCATGTAA